In Bradyrhizobium lablabi, one DNA window encodes the following:
- a CDS encoding OmpA/MotB family protein, with protein sequence MAKKKRGAAHGGGHGWYVSFADLMGLMMSFFVMLVAFSTMDNNKLKIVAGSMRDAFGVQTEARYSGIIESDGLPTRPKLKHTDHISPEDASNTPTPDEQERQRTEGARLQIDREFALASASLRQALQDMPELTEISKHIMFEETKQGLNLEIVDQDGRSMFADGSRTPYERTRRLIQKLAAPLRATPLRISIIGHTAAGFVPTQSDYGAFDLSADRANAVRQILEREGLPPSHIFAVSGKADTQPLFPDDPSLSANRRVTITLMREDPPLPPDLKP encoded by the coding sequence ATGGCCAAGAAAAAACGTGGCGCGGCACATGGCGGAGGACACGGCTGGTACGTGTCCTTCGCCGACCTGATGGGTCTGATGATGAGCTTCTTCGTGATGCTCGTCGCGTTCTCCACCATGGACAACAACAAGCTCAAGATCGTCGCCGGCTCGATGCGCGATGCCTTCGGCGTGCAGACCGAGGCGCGCTATTCCGGAATCATCGAATCCGACGGCCTGCCGACGCGGCCGAAGCTGAAACACACCGATCATATCTCCCCGGAGGACGCCTCCAATACGCCGACCCCGGATGAGCAGGAGCGGCAACGAACCGAAGGTGCCCGCCTCCAGATCGATCGCGAATTCGCGCTCGCCTCGGCGTCGTTGCGCCAGGCGCTGCAGGACATGCCGGAACTGACCGAAATCTCCAAACACATCATGTTCGAGGAAACCAAGCAGGGCCTGAACCTCGAAATCGTCGATCAGGACGGCCGCTCGATGTTCGCGGATGGCTCCAGGACACCCTACGAGCGCACGCGCCGGCTGATCCAGAAGCTTGCGGCGCCGCTGCGGGCGACGCCGCTGCGGATATCGATCATCGGTCACACCGCCGCAGGCTTCGTGCCGACGCAGAGTGATTACGGGGCGTTCGATCTTTCGGCTGATAGAGCCAACGCGGTGCGCCAGATTCTCGAGCGGGAAGGCTTGCCGCCGTCGCATATTTTTGCGGTTTCCGGAAAAGCCGACACCCAGCCGCTGTTTCCCGACGATCCCTCGCTATCGGCCAACCGGCGCGTCACCATCACGCTGATGCGCGAGGATCCGCCGCTGCCGCCCGACCTGAAGCCGTAA
- a CDS encoding motility protein A, translating into MDIMTGIGLAFGTAVVALIMLMGGDIHMFISEHAMIIVFGGSIAATMIRFPLSAILHGVPLGAKFAFTMSRLSARDLVDELARIAEIARKQGPVGLEKVETDEPFLAKGIRYVADGYDLEFIRDNLERDRDNFLMHLDEGGKIYRAIGDCTPAFGMVGTLIGMVQMFANMTDPSKLGPFMATALLATLYGAVVANLFCLPIADKLHGKLLDEETNRTLIIDGILMIRDSKSPTLVREMLLAYLPEKHRHEEGEPVPA; encoded by the coding sequence ATGGATATCATGACGGGCATTGGGCTCGCGTTCGGCACTGCCGTCGTTGCGTTGATAATGCTCATGGGCGGCGATATTCATATGTTCATCAGCGAGCATGCTATGATCATCGTCTTCGGTGGTTCGATCGCCGCCACCATGATCAGGTTTCCGCTCAGCGCTATCCTGCACGGCGTTCCGCTCGGAGCGAAATTCGCCTTCACGATGAGCCGACTGTCGGCGCGCGACCTGGTCGACGAATTGGCCCGCATCGCGGAAATCGCGCGCAAGCAGGGACCGGTCGGCCTGGAGAAAGTCGAGACCGACGAACCGTTCCTGGCCAAGGGCATTCGCTACGTCGCCGACGGCTACGATCTCGAATTCATCCGCGACAACCTCGAACGGGACCGCGACAATTTCCTGATGCATCTCGACGAAGGCGGCAAGATCTATCGCGCCATCGGCGACTGCACGCCGGCGTTCGGCATGGTCGGCACGTTGATCGGCATGGTGCAGATGTTCGCCAACATGACCGACCCGTCGAAACTCGGTCCGTTCATGGCGACCGCTCTTTTGGCGACGCTTTACGGCGCGGTGGTCGCGAACCTGTTCTGCCTGCCGATCGCCGACAAACTGCATGGCAAGCTGCTCGACGAGGAAACCAATCGCACGTTGATCATCGACGGCATCCTGATGATCCGGGACTCCAAGAGCCCGACCTTGGTGCGGGAAATGCTGCTGGCGTATTTGCCGGAGAAACACCGCCATGAGGAGGGCGAGCCGGTACCGGCCTGA
- a CDS encoding SDR family NAD(P)-dependent oxidoreductase: MKMDGKTVLITGSTDGVGRYVASELAAGGAKVLIHGRDAARANSLIEEIKRAGHAVPVFYQADLSSLAGTRKLAEAVLADHRRLDVFVSNAGIGSMNGGPARKTSTEGYELRFAVNYLSGFLLAHLLLPLLKAAAPSRIVNVASLGQHPIDFDDVMITKGYNGSRAYAQSKLSQIMFTIDLANELKGSGVTVNSLHPATYMNTTMVRAGGITPVSTVEQGGEAILHLVRGDDVADKSGLFFNGMREAQANPQAYDEVARKRLRALSLELTGLAAR; this comes from the coding sequence ATGAAGATGGACGGCAAGACGGTATTGATCACCGGTTCGACCGACGGCGTCGGCCGCTATGTCGCAAGCGAGCTCGCGGCCGGCGGCGCCAAGGTCCTGATCCACGGCCGCGACGCGGCGCGGGCGAATTCGCTGATTGAGGAAATCAAGCGGGCAGGGCACGCCGTGCCGGTCTTCTATCAGGCCGATCTCTCGTCGCTTGCGGGGACGCGAAAACTCGCCGAAGCCGTGCTCGCCGACCACAGGCGGCTCGACGTTTTCGTCAGCAATGCGGGCATCGGATCAATGAACGGAGGACCCGCGCGGAAGACCAGCACTGAGGGATACGAACTGCGTTTTGCGGTGAATTACCTTTCGGGATTCCTGCTCGCTCACCTCCTGCTTCCGCTCTTGAAGGCAGCCGCGCCTTCGCGCATCGTCAATGTCGCCTCGCTCGGCCAGCATCCGATCGACTTCGACGATGTGATGATTACGAAAGGTTATAACGGCTCGCGCGCCTACGCGCAGAGCAAGCTGTCGCAGATCATGTTCACCATCGATCTCGCCAATGAGTTGAAAGGCTCGGGCGTGACCGTCAATTCGCTGCATCCGGCGACCTACATGAACACGACCATGGTGCGCGCCGGCGGCATCACGCCGGTTTCGACCGTGGAGCAGGGCGGCGAAGCGATCCTGCATCTCGTGCGCGGCGATGACGTCGCTGACAAGAGCGGCCTGTTTTTTAATGGCATGCGCGAGGCGCAGGCCAATCCGCAGGCCTATGACGAGGTAGCCCGCAAGCGCTTGCGCGCGCTCAGCCTGGAGCTGACGGGGCTCGCGGCGCGCTGA
- a CDS encoding RraA family protein: protein MTESAKAPLPASLLEALGRYDTPTICNAMEIVAPERRLIGYTTKPLVCPFPDLPPMVGYARTVTIRSVLQSGLPAAEQAKRRIAYYEYVGTGFGPRITVIQDIDGADVGYGAFWGEVQSSVHKALGCLGVITDGSIRDIPQWAPGFQALAGSIGPSHAWVHAESFGGEVRVVGMTVRNDDLIHADRHGAIVIPLDIAAKIPEAAELCGRRETPILEIARAKDFSLEKLKEALKRSAEIH from the coding sequence GTGACGGAATCTGCAAAAGCGCCGCTGCCTGCTTCGCTGCTCGAGGCGCTCGGGCGCTACGATACGCCCACGATCTGCAACGCCATGGAAATCGTAGCCCCCGAACGCCGCCTGATCGGCTATACGACCAAACCGCTGGTCTGCCCGTTCCCCGATCTGCCGCCGATGGTCGGCTATGCCCGTACCGTGACGATCCGTTCCGTGCTGCAATCCGGCCTTCCGGCCGCCGAGCAGGCCAAGCGCCGCATCGCCTATTATGAATATGTCGGCACTGGATTTGGTCCGCGCATCACCGTGATCCAGGATATCGACGGGGCGGATGTCGGCTATGGCGCGTTCTGGGGCGAGGTGCAGAGCTCCGTGCACAAGGCGCTCGGCTGCTTAGGGGTCATCACCGACGGATCGATCCGCGACATCCCGCAATGGGCGCCGGGTTTCCAGGCGCTGGCCGGGTCGATCGGCCCGTCGCACGCCTGGGTCCACGCCGAAAGCTTTGGCGGCGAGGTGCGCGTTGTCGGGATGACGGTGCGCAACGACGATCTGATCCATGCCGACCGTCATGGCGCGATCGTGATCCCGCTCGACATTGCCGCAAAAATCCCCGAGGCCGCCGAACTCTGCGGCCGCCGCGAGACGCCCATTCTCGAAATCGCGCGAGCCAAGGACTTTTCACTCGAAAAGCTGAAAGAGGCGCTGAAGCGGTCGGCCGAAATTCACTGA
- the pssA gene encoding CDP-diacylglycerol--serine O-phosphatidyltransferase — translation MMPIDPKYLEARRRRFRPIPVRMLVPNVITLLAICAGLTAIRLSTEGRMELAVAAIVFAAVLDGIDGRVARLIKGQSKFGAELDSLADFVNFGVAPGLILYFWQLHELHNGGWIAAMVFAISGGLRLARFNATMDDPNKPAFATNYFTGVPAPAAAVTVLLPIYLAFLGLPKPPAVLTAVFTLLIAFLMVSRLPVFSGKTVRMRVPPEMVLPVFVSVIFFIALLVGYPWHILSAGSILYLLSLPLGWKSYRDHARKAAAAEAAPAEASTPAPAAPFAPTVAEPAQDNRPARLN, via the coding sequence ATGATGCCGATCGACCCGAAATATCTCGAAGCGCGCCGCCGCCGGTTTCGCCCGATCCCGGTGCGGATGCTGGTGCCCAACGTCATCACCCTGCTCGCGATCTGCGCCGGGCTGACCGCGATCCGGCTGTCGACCGAAGGGCGGATGGAGTTGGCGGTCGCGGCGATCGTGTTCGCCGCGGTGCTCGACGGCATCGACGGCCGCGTCGCGCGCTTGATCAAGGGCCAGTCGAAATTCGGCGCCGAGCTCGACAGCCTTGCAGATTTTGTCAATTTCGGCGTCGCGCCCGGACTGATCCTGTATTTCTGGCAATTGCACGAATTGCATAATGGCGGCTGGATCGCAGCGATGGTGTTTGCGATCAGTGGCGGCCTGCGGCTCGCCCGTTTCAACGCCACCATGGACGATCCCAACAAGCCCGCCTTTGCGACCAACTATTTCACCGGCGTTCCCGCACCCGCCGCCGCCGTCACCGTGCTGCTGCCGATCTACCTTGCTTTTCTCGGTCTGCCGAAACCTCCGGCCGTGCTGACGGCGGTCTTTACGCTATTGATCGCATTCCTGATGGTGTCGCGGCTGCCGGTGTTTTCCGGCAAGACCGTGCGCATGCGCGTGCCGCCGGAAATGGTGCTGCCGGTCTTCGTCTCCGTGATCTTCTTCATCGCGCTCCTGGTCGGCTATCCCTGGCACATTCTGTCGGCGGGTTCGATCCTGTACCTTCTGAGCCTGCCGTTGGGATGGAAGTCCTATCGCGACCACGCGCGCAAAGCCGCCGCGGCGGAGGCGGCGCCGGCCGAAGCCAGCACGCCGGCTCCGGCAGCACCGTTTGCGCCGACGGTCGCGGAGCCAGCCCAGGACAACCGGCCGGCGCGGCTGAACTGA
- a CDS encoding phosphatidylserine decarboxylase encodes MNPTERESMSIANSIRAQIPPVHPEGYPFIGGFALASLILFWIWSPLGWIGTVLTVWCALFFRDPVRVTPVREGLVVAPADGRISKVTQVLPPAELGLGDRPLPRISIFMSVFNCHVNRSPVAGRIDRIAYRPGAFINAELDKASEDNERNSLVISTPNGRIGVIQIAGLVARRIVSFVREGQTIGAGERFGLIRFGSRLDVYLPEGTKALVAEGQTAVAGETILADFRAGDNGRTFRAD; translated from the coding sequence GTGAATCCAACAGAGCGCGAATCAATGTCCATCGCCAATTCCATCCGCGCGCAAATTCCGCCTGTCCATCCCGAGGGCTATCCGTTCATCGGCGGCTTTGCGCTGGCGAGCCTGATCCTGTTCTGGATCTGGTCGCCGTTGGGCTGGATCGGCACGGTGCTGACGGTCTGGTGCGCGCTGTTTTTTCGCGATCCGGTGCGCGTGACGCCGGTGCGCGAGGGCCTCGTGGTGGCGCCGGCCGACGGGCGCATCTCGAAGGTGACGCAGGTGCTGCCGCCGGCCGAACTCGGGCTCGGCGACAGGCCGCTGCCGCGCATCTCGATCTTCATGAGCGTGTTCAACTGCCACGTGAACCGCAGTCCGGTGGCCGGCCGGATCGACCGGATCGCGTACCGGCCGGGCGCCTTCATCAATGCCGAGCTCGACAAGGCGAGCGAGGACAATGAGCGCAATTCGCTGGTGATCTCGACCCCGAACGGGCGTATCGGCGTGATCCAGATCGCGGGCCTGGTGGCGCGGCGGATCGTCTCCTTTGTTCGCGAAGGCCAGACCATCGGCGCCGGCGAGCGGTTCGGGCTGATCCGTTTCGGATCGCGCCTCGACGTCTATTTGCCCGAGGGAACAAAAGCCCTGGTCGCCGAAGGCCAGACCGCGGTCGCCGGCGAGACCATCCTGGCCGATTTCAGGGCGGGCGATAACGGCCGCACGTTCCGCGCCGATTAA
- a CDS encoding ABCB family ABC transporter ATP-binding protein/permease, translating to MAHTDSARGAGEAMPSTNSIEQATLIGTLAHLWPYIWPSDRADLKMRVVWSMVLLLIAKLATLAVPFTFKWAIDALTGADTAPVEPSNWTLWLIASPVIMTVSYGGLRVLMAVLTQWRDGIFARVAMHAVRKLAYLTFVHMHELSLRFHLERKTGGLTRVLERGRAGIEVIVRMVILQLIPTIVEVTLLTGVLLWKFDWRYVLVTMITVVVFMYYTYLATEWRIEIRRRMNDSDTEANTKAIDSLLNYETVKYFGAEEREATRYDRSMERYERASVKTYTSLAVLNTGQAIIFTAGLAATMLMCAYGVRSGHNTVGDFVMVNAMMIQLYQPLNFMGMVYREIKQAIIDIEKMFNVLSRNPEIKDMPGARPLVVTSGNVRFEDVRFSYDPERPILKGLSFEVPAGKTVAIVGPSGAGKSTISRLLFRLYDVSGGKILIDGQDIRKVSQTSLRASIGMVPQDTVLFNDTIRYNIRYGRWDATDVEVEQAAKLAQIDPFIRLSPKGYETQVGERGLKLSGGEKQRVAIARTILKAPPILVLDEATSALDSHTEHEIQEALERVSRNRTSLVIAHRLSTIVGADEIIVLDQGRIAERGTHGELLASGGLYASMWNRQREAQEARERLARIADENEAPNRGPPPVDEALVTPAAAE from the coding sequence ATGGCTCACACCGATTCGGCCCGGGGTGCCGGCGAGGCGATGCCCTCTACCAATTCCATCGAGCAGGCGACCCTGATCGGGACGTTGGCGCATCTGTGGCCTTATATCTGGCCGAGCGACCGCGCCGACCTGAAGATGCGCGTGGTCTGGTCGATGGTGCTGCTTTTGATCGCGAAGCTCGCGACCCTTGCGGTGCCCTTTACGTTCAAGTGGGCGATCGACGCGCTGACCGGCGCCGATACCGCGCCGGTTGAGCCGTCGAACTGGACGCTGTGGTTGATCGCCTCACCCGTGATCATGACCGTGAGCTATGGCGGCCTTCGGGTGCTGATGGCGGTGCTGACGCAATGGCGCGACGGCATCTTCGCGCGGGTGGCGATGCATGCGGTGCGCAAGCTCGCGTATCTCACCTTCGTCCATATGCACGAATTGTCGCTGCGCTTTCACCTGGAACGCAAGACCGGCGGACTGACGCGCGTCTTGGAGCGCGGCCGCGCCGGCATCGAAGTCATCGTGCGGATGGTGATCCTGCAGCTGATCCCGACCATCGTCGAGGTTACACTGCTGACGGGCGTGCTGCTGTGGAAATTCGACTGGCGCTATGTGCTCGTCACCATGATCACGGTCGTGGTCTTCATGTATTACACGTATCTGGCGACCGAGTGGCGGATCGAGATTCGCCGCCGGATGAACGATTCCGATACCGAGGCCAACACCAAGGCCATCGACTCGCTTCTGAATTACGAGACTGTAAAATATTTCGGCGCCGAGGAGCGCGAAGCCACCCGCTATGACCGTTCGATGGAGCGTTACGAACGCGCCAGCGTGAAGACCTATACTTCGTTGGCGGTGCTCAACACCGGGCAGGCGATCATTTTCACCGCCGGTCTCGCCGCGACCATGCTGATGTGCGCGTATGGGGTGCGCAGCGGCCACAACACGGTAGGCGATTTCGTCATGGTCAACGCCATGATGATCCAGCTCTACCAGCCCCTGAATTTCATGGGCATGGTCTATCGCGAGATCAAGCAGGCGATCATCGACATCGAGAAGATGTTCAACGTGTTGTCGCGCAATCCCGAGATCAAGGATATGCCCGGCGCCAGACCGCTGGTGGTGACGTCAGGCAATGTGCGCTTCGAAGACGTGCGGTTTTCCTACGATCCCGAGCGTCCGATCCTCAAAGGCCTCAGCTTCGAGGTGCCCGCCGGCAAGACGGTCGCCATCGTAGGACCCTCCGGCGCCGGCAAATCGACCATCTCGCGACTATTGTTCCGCCTCTATGACGTCTCCGGCGGCAAGATCCTGATCGACGGCCAGGATATCCGGAAAGTCTCGCAGACCTCGCTGCGGGCCTCGATCGGCATGGTGCCGCAGGACACGGTATTGTTCAACGACACCATCCGCTACAACATCCGCTACGGCCGCTGGGACGCCACCGACGTCGAGGTCGAACAGGCCGCAAAACTCGCGCAGATCGATCCCTTCATCCGGCTGTCGCCGAAGGGCTATGAGACCCAGGTCGGCGAGCGCGGCCTGAAACTATCCGGCGGCGAGAAGCAGCGCGTCGCGATCGCGCGCACCATACTCAAGGCGCCGCCGATCCTGGTGCTGGACGAGGCGACCTCGGCGCTCGACAGCCACACCGAGCACGAAATCCAGGAAGCGCTCGAACGGGTCTCGCGCAACCGCACCTCGCTGGTGATCGCGCATCGCCTCTCCACCATCGTCGGCGCCGATGAGATCATCGTGCTGGATCAGGGCCGCATCGCCGAGCGCGGAACCCATGGTGAGCTTTTGGCATCGGGCGGACTTTATGCCAGTATGTGGAACAGGCAGCGCGAGGCCCAGGAGGCGCGGGAGCGACTGGCGCGGATCGCCGACGAGAACGAAGCGCCGAACCGGGGGCCGCCACCGGTCGACGAAGCGCTGGTGACGCCCGCCGCTGCGGAATGA
- a CDS encoding TIGR00730 family Rossman fold protein — translation MNKIKTVCVYCGSGPGTNPHFVEAAIGLGKVLAENGIRLVYGGGSIGLMGAVATSVLDHGGTVTGIIPDFLTTRENALKRVQEMIVTPDMHERKRLMFERSDAFVALPGGIGTLEELVEQLTWQQLGRHAKPILLANIDGFWEPLLALLAHMRATQFIRQTLAVEILKAERVEDILPRLRSAAARAEQGAEDMATEIVRRL, via the coding sequence ATGAACAAAATCAAGACTGTCTGCGTCTATTGCGGCTCCGGCCCCGGTACCAATCCCCATTTTGTCGAAGCCGCCATTGGGCTCGGCAAGGTTTTGGCCGAAAACGGCATCCGCCTCGTCTATGGCGGCGGCTCGATCGGGCTGATGGGCGCGGTTGCGACCTCCGTGCTCGATCACGGCGGCACCGTGACCGGCATCATCCCCGACTTCCTCACCACGCGTGAGAACGCGCTCAAGCGCGTGCAGGAAATGATCGTCACGCCCGACATGCATGAGCGCAAGCGGCTGATGTTCGAGCGCTCCGACGCGTTCGTGGCGCTGCCCGGCGGCATCGGCACGCTCGAGGAGCTGGTCGAGCAACTGACCTGGCAGCAGCTCGGCCGCCACGCCAAGCCGATCCTGCTCGCCAATATCGATGGCTTCTGGGAGCCGTTGCTGGCGCTGCTCGCGCATATGCGGGCCACGCAGTTCATCCGGCAGACGCTTGCGGTCGAGATTCTGAAAGCCGAACGCGTCGAGGATATCCTGCCGCGGTTGCGCTCGGCGGCTGCGCGCGCCGAACAGGGCGCGGAGGATATGGCAACCGAGATCGTGCGCCGGCTTTAG
- a CDS encoding VOC family protein produces MIDHVSIAVRDLELSARFYEPVLAALGLARVVTRPATIGFGKRYPEFWINLRGEMAPVEPGSGVHICLRAKSSAEVDAFHTAALNAGGRSDGAPGLRPHDRVRYYAAFVIDPDGNRIEAVTFPEG; encoded by the coding sequence ATGATCGACCACGTCTCCATCGCCGTCCGTGACCTCGAACTATCAGCGCGCTTCTATGAACCCGTGCTCGCAGCGCTCGGTCTTGCACGCGTGGTCACGCGCCCCGCGACGATCGGCTTCGGCAAGCGCTATCCGGAGTTCTGGATCAACCTTCGTGGCGAGATGGCGCCGGTCGAGCCGGGCAGCGGCGTCCATATCTGCCTGCGGGCCAAATCAAGCGCCGAAGTCGATGCGTTCCACACGGCTGCGCTGAACGCCGGTGGCCGCTCCGATGGCGCGCCCGGTTTGCGGCCGCATGACCGCGTGCGTTACTATGCGGCGTTCGTCATCGATCCCGACGGCAATCGCATCGAGGCGGTGACGTTTCCTGAAGGTTGA
- the cimA gene encoding citramalate synthase — protein MSRERLYLFDTTLRDGAQTNGVDFTLRDKQLIAGLLDELGIDYVEGGYPGANPTDTEFFATKPKLNHARFTAFGMTRRAGRSASNDPGLASLLEAKADAICFVAKSSAYQVRVALETTNEENLASIRDSVKAAKSAGREVMLDCEHFFDGYKENPEFALACAKAAFDSGARWVVLCDTNGGTMPHEVETIVTEVTKHIPGDHVGIHAHNDTEQAVANSLAAVRAGARQIQGTLNGLGERCGNANLVSLIPTLRLKQEFADRFEIGVSPDKMATLTKVSRTLDDMLNRAPNRHAPYVGESAFVTKTGIHASAVLKDPQTYEHVTPESVGNHRKVLVSDQAGRSNVIAELERAGIPYDKNDPKLARLVEELKEREAAGYAYESANASFELLARRTLGRVPEYFRVEQFDVNVEQRYNANGQRVTVAMAVVKVDVAGEKLISAAEGNGPVNALDVALRKDLGKYQKYIEGLKLIDYRVRILNGGTEAVTRVLIESEDEAGERWTTVGVSPNIIDASFQALMDSVVYKLVKSGAPA, from the coding sequence ATGAGCCGCGAGCGCCTCTATCTGTTCGACACGACGCTGCGCGACGGCGCACAGACCAACGGCGTCGATTTCACGCTGCGCGACAAGCAATTGATCGCAGGCCTGCTCGACGAACTCGGCATCGATTATGTCGAAGGCGGCTATCCCGGCGCCAATCCGACCGACACCGAATTCTTTGCAACCAAGCCAAAACTCAATCACGCGCGCTTCACCGCCTTCGGCATGACGCGGCGCGCCGGCCGCTCGGCTTCCAACGATCCGGGCCTGGCCTCGCTGCTGGAGGCCAAGGCGGATGCGATCTGCTTTGTCGCAAAATCGTCGGCCTATCAGGTGCGGGTCGCGCTCGAGACCACCAATGAGGAAAATCTCGCCTCGATCCGCGACAGCGTGAAGGCCGCCAAATCCGCGGGCCGCGAGGTGATGCTCGACTGCGAGCACTTCTTCGATGGCTACAAGGAGAACCCGGAATTCGCGCTGGCCTGCGCCAAGGCGGCCTTTGATTCCGGCGCGCGCTGGGTGGTGTTGTGCGACACCAATGGCGGCACGATGCCGCACGAGGTCGAGACCATCGTCACCGAGGTGACAAAACATATTCCCGGCGATCACGTCGGCATCCACGCCCACAACGACACCGAACAGGCGGTTGCGAATTCGCTGGCCGCGGTGCGCGCCGGCGCGCGGCAAATCCAGGGCACGCTGAACGGTCTTGGCGAGCGCTGTGGCAACGCCAATCTGGTTTCGCTGATCCCGACGCTGCGGCTCAAGCAAGAATTCGCCGATCGCTTCGAGATCGGCGTGTCGCCGGACAAGATGGCGACGCTGACAAAAGTGTCGCGGACGCTGGACGACATGCTCAACCGCGCGCCGAACCGGCATGCTCCTTACGTCGGCGAAAGCGCGTTCGTGACAAAAACCGGCATCCATGCCTCCGCCGTGCTCAAGGATCCGCAGACCTACGAACATGTGACGCCGGAATCGGTCGGCAATCATCGCAAGGTGCTGGTTTCCGATCAGGCCGGCCGTTCCAACGTCATCGCCGAGCTCGAGCGCGCCGGCATCCCCTACGACAAGAACGATCCAAAGCTTGCTCGCCTGGTCGAGGAATTGAAGGAACGCGAGGCTGCCGGCTACGCCTATGAATCCGCCAACGCCTCGTTCGAATTATTGGCGCGGCGCACGCTCGGGCGGGTGCCGGAATATTTCAGGGTCGAGCAATTCGACGTCAATGTCGAGCAGCGCTACAACGCCAACGGCCAGCGCGTCACGGTGGCGATGGCCGTGGTGAAGGTCGATGTCGCCGGCGAGAAACTGATCTCGGCGGCGGAAGGCAACGGCCCCGTCAACGCGCTCGACGTCGCGCTGCGCAAGGACCTCGGCAAATACCAAAAATACATCGAGGGCCTAAAACTGATCGACTACCGCGTGCGTATCCTCAATGGCGGCACCGAGGCGGTGACGCGGGTCCTGATCGAGAGCGAGGACGAGGCGGGCGAGCGCTGGACCACGGTCGGCGTGTCGCCCAATATCATCGACGCCTCGTTCCAGGCGCTGATGGATTCGGTGGTCTACAAGCTCGTGAAATCAGGCGCGCCGGCGTGA
- a CDS encoding GNAT family N-acetyltransferase: MGQTLPKPGLRPFLAEDTPVLAAIFAAAIEELTGDDYSEAQQEAWASAADDEEKFGKRLASELTLIATLQNSPVGFASLKGNDHIDMLYVHPSVVGQGVGSMLCDALEKLAGGRGAKALDVDASDNTLEFFTKRGYVAKQRNTVTVNGEWLANTTMQKTLTGGASPGGTS; this comes from the coding sequence ATGGGACAAACCCTGCCGAAACCTGGATTGCGGCCTTTCCTTGCCGAGGATACGCCCGTGCTGGCGGCGATCTTCGCGGCGGCAATCGAGGAATTGACCGGCGACGACTACAGTGAGGCGCAGCAGGAGGCGTGGGCCAGCGCCGCCGACGACGAAGAGAAATTCGGCAAGCGGCTCGCCTCCGAGCTGACGCTGATTGCGACGCTGCAGAATTCGCCGGTCGGTTTTGCGTCGCTCAAGGGCAACGACCATATCGACATGCTCTACGTGCATCCGAGCGTGGTCGGGCAGGGGGTAGGCTCGATGCTGTGCGATGCGCTGGAAAAGCTCGCCGGCGGCCGCGGCGCCAAGGCGCTTGACGTCGATGCCAGCGACAATACGCTCGAATTTTTCACCAAGCGCGGTTATGTCGCCAAGCAGCGCAACACCGTCACCGTCAACGGCGAATGGCTCGCCAACACCACGATGCAGAAGACGCTTACGGGCGGCGCATCGCCGGGAGGGACCTCATGA